One region of Mangifera indica cultivar Alphonso chromosome 3, CATAS_Mindica_2.1, whole genome shotgun sequence genomic DNA includes:
- the LOC123212499 gene encoding zinc finger protein 1-like, whose amino-acid sequence MEPSKLHPTLSQSTSTIISEDNNPKQSTKGRQEEHILLDLIVGNKDSNEGSNPELNLIDCFKTSANSSTRDSLEEAATTTAVTPQEGNDDETEPRVFSCNYCQRKFYSSQALGGHQNAHKRERTLARRGHRSINTSASLSFLYSNSQLNRYPSMASLPLHGSFNRSLGIQVHSMIHKPSFDSSPIASSNVYGQNRWPRQAAFGKLNSQENNFQVGLSNSGSSSSNGAARFEGVRKFPAVNEGNIGGFWCDFVSPFKTKQDELQKLDLSLKL is encoded by the coding sequence ATGGAGCCTTCTAAATTACACCCAACTCTCTCTCAATCTACTTCCACCATCATCTCGGAAGACAACAATCCAAAGCAATCAACAAAAGGTCGTCAAGAAGAACATATTTTGTTGGATCTGATTGTTGGTAACAAGGATTCCAATGAAGGGTCGAATCCGGAGCTCAACCTTATTGATTGTTTTAAGACATCTGCTAATTCTTCAACCCGAGATTCATTAGAGGAAGCTGCTACTACTACAGCTGTAACTCCTCAAGAAGGTAATGATGATGAAACCGAGCCTCGAGTATTTTCATGCAACTACtgtcaaagaaaattttacagCTCACAGGCGCTCGGGGGACACCAGAATGCGCATAAACGAGAGAGAACACTGGCGAGAAGAGGACACAGATCGATCAACACTTCAGCTTCTTTGTCTTTTCTTTACTCCAATTCTCAACTAAACAGATATCCTAGTATGGCGTCTCTTCCTTTGCATGGTTCGTTCAACCGATCACTGGGAATTCAGGTTCACTCCATGATTCACAAGCCGTCTTTTGACTCTTCACCCATCGCTTCTTCGAATGTTTACGGGCAAAACAGGTGGCCGAGACAAGCGGCGTTTGGGAAACTGAATTCACAAGAGAATAATTTTCAAGTGGGATTATCAAACTCTGGATCATCTTCTAGTAATGGAGCTGCGAGATTTGAAGGAGTTAGAAAATTTCCTGCTGTAAATGAAGGAAATATTGGAGGATTTTGGTGCGATTTTGTTAGCCCCTTTAAGACGAAACAAGATGAATTGCAAAAGCTGGACTTGTCCCTCAAGCTGTAA
- the LOC123210017 gene encoding Golgi SNAP receptor complex member 1-1-like: MEVPSSWDALRKQARKLEAQLDEQMNSYRKLVSTKVSSKVDAAENDLESGIERLLKQLQQVNIQMQDWVSSGGSEMVSHTLTRHQEILQDLTQEFYRLRSSLKAKQEHASLLEDFREFDRTRLDLEEGGGSAEQALLKEHASISRSTGQMDSVISQAQATLGALVLQRSTFGGINSKLSNVSSRLPSVNNILSAIKRKKSMDTIILSLVASVCTFLIFIYWLTK; the protein is encoded by the exons ATGGAAGTACCGAGCTCATGGGACGCGTTACGCAAACAG GCAAGAAAACTGGAAGCACAGTTGGATGAGCAGATGAATTCGTATCGAAAGCTTGTTTCCACTAAGGTCTCTAGTAAAGTTGATGCAGCAGAGAATGATCTTGAATCTGGGATAGAAAGACTACTAAAACAGCTACAACAAGTCAATATTCAAATGCAAGATTGGGTTTCATCTGGAGGATCTGAAATGGTTTCTCACACTCTAACTCGTCATCAGGAAATTCTCCAAGATCTTACTCAG GAATTTTATCGTCTCCGGTCCAGCCTTAAAGCTAAGCAAGAACATGCTTCACTCCTTGAGGATTTTAGGGAGTTTGATAGGACTAGATTAGATTTGGAGGAAGGTGGTGGTTCTGCAGAACAAGCTCTCCTTAAAGAGCATGCATCCATTAGCCGAAGTACAGGACAG ATGGATTCTGTGATTTCACAAGCTCAAGCAACTCTTGGTGCACTGGTTCTTCAACGTTCAACTTTTGGGGGCATCAACTCAAAGCTCAGTAATGTTAGCAGCCGCCTTCCCTCG GTAAATAACATTCTTTCAgcaataaagagaaaaaagtcaATGGATACCATCATTCTTTCTCTCGTTGCATCCGTATGCACATTTCTGATTTTTATCTATTGGTTGACAAAGTGA
- the LOC123211874 gene encoding 60S ribosomal protein L7-1-like produces the protein MAEEEAKPLAYISETVLKKRKSTESLALTRKAQLELGKYGQNNKKKKKVEDIKRPEEFIKQFRAQELDLIRMKQRGKRANSALLKPKSKLLFIIRIQGQNDMHPKTRKILYKLRLSKIFSGVFAMASEGIFEMLQKVEPYVTYGYPNLANVKELIYKKGYAKIEKQSIPLTDNNIIEQTLGKYGLVCIEDLVHEIANVGPHFKEVIHFLGPFLLSKPEGGLLGKKQRFKDGGESGNREDQINDLIRKMN, from the exons ATGGCAGAAGAGGAGGCAAAGCCTTTGGCATATATATCAGAGACAGTgttgaagaaaaggaaaagtacTGAATCTTTGGCACTTACGAGAAAAGCTCAGCTAGAGCTGGGAAAATATGGACagaataataagaagaagaagaaggttgaGGATATTAAAAGACCGGAGGAATTTATCAAACAGTTTAGAGCGCAG GAACTGGACCTTATTAGAATGAAACAGAGAGGGAAAAGGGCAAATTCAGCGCTGCTGAAGCCAAAATCAAAGTTGCTTTTTATAATACGTATTCAAGG GCAAAATGACATGCACCCAAAAACTAGGAAGATCTTATACAAACTAAGATTGAGTAAAATCTTCAGTGGTGTCTTTGCCATGGCTAGTGAAGGGATCTTTGAAATGCTGCAAAAGGTGGAGCCGTATGTCACGTATGG ATACCCTAATCTTGCAAATGTGAAGGAGCTAATATACAAAAAGGGCTATGCAAAGATAGAGAAGCAAAGTATTCCTCTGACAGATAATAACATTATTGAACAG ACACTGGGTAAATATGGCCTGGTGTGCATCGAAGATTTAGTACATGAAATCGCCAATGTTGGTCCACATTTTAAGGAGGTGATCCATTTTTTGGGGCCTTTTCTACTAAGCAAACCAGAAGGAGGATTGTTAGGGAAGAAACAACGGTTCAAGGATGGTGGAGAGTCTGGAAATCGTGAGGATCAAATCAATGATTTAATTCGAAAGATGAATTAG